Proteins encoded in a region of the Triplophysa dalaica isolate WHDGS20190420 chromosome 10, ASM1584641v1, whole genome shotgun sequence genome:
- the LOC130430549 gene encoding uncharacterized protein LOC130430549, which translates to MKKDSNMVYALFILPFQLFLLSDVSCDGRTLEETPVPLIPAFTISRVYPPCTAGTRPKCLVVCSVPSVPVSHLSWYNGSVSLSSLMISEFNTRLYLEVDYQDQNNYTCVLSSPSINWTKHLNIQHLCQSCPAGTAEPKSVKEGDSVTLSTTRELQNGDDIMWFYRSALVAEYLENVTTYHHCDDGRFGNRLRLDTQTASLTISNFSEILSGSYKLLITNATHKECQSYNVTLYEHSQQPHTPLIIGVSVGIFVIIVVAAVVLFCYCCRRE; encoded by the exons ATGAAGAAGGACTCAAATATGGTTTACGCTCTGTTTATTTTGCCCTTTCAACTATTCCTCCTTAGTG ATGTTTCTTGTGATGGAAGGACATTGGAAGAGACCCCTGTACCTCTC ATTCCAGCTTTTACTATCAGCAGAGTTTATCCACCGTGCACTGCAGGTACAAGACCGAAATGCCTTGTGGTGTGTTCAGTGCCGAGTGTGCCCGTATCTCATCTCTCCTGGTATAACGGAAGCGTTTCACTCTCCAGCCTCATGATTTCTGAATTCAACACCAGACTATATCTGGAGGTGGATTATCAGGATCAAAACAACTACACCTGTGTGCTGTCCAGTCCAAGCATCAATTGGACGAAACATCTCAACATTCAACATCTCTGTCAGTCATGTCCAG CAGGTACAGCAGAACCAAAGTCTGTGAAGGAAGGGGATTCTGTCACGTTATCCACCACCCGTGAACTTCAGAACGGAGATGACATCATGTGGTTTTATAGAAGCGCTCTCGTGGCTGAATATTTAGAGAACGTGACCACGTATCATCACTGTGATGATGGGAGATTTGGTAACAGACTGCGTCTGGACACTCAGACTGCATCTCTCACCATCAGCAACTTCAGTGAAATCCTCTCTGGATCTTATAAACTACTGATCACTAATGCAACACATAAAGAATGTCAGAGTTATAATGTGACTTTATATG AACACAGCCAGCAACCACATACTCCCCTAATAATTGGTGTTTCTGTGGGTATTTTTGTCATCAttgttgttgctgctgttgTGTTGTTCTGTTATTGCTGCAGGAGGGAGTGA
- the LOC130430497 gene encoding T-lymphocyte surface antigen Ly-9-like translates to MAHVWLILTFFLKLLFESCGGEKTADSLKLDIPRLTRKYLPCTGNLTCVVMCSVSGVKQAQLSWFNGSTIYTSLNISDSNNKVYIGVDYQDKNNYSCVVSSSGFNQWTNLDIHSLCQSCSGTNLTKVDVNEGQSVTLPANLTNDQDEVLWLYEGNNLIASLTNGSESYHDCKDGRFKNRLQLDITTGSLTIHIIRNIHSGQFNVKIIKSFRVFDCQIYKVTVHPYLPTPIITRNSSKCSTSNISKCDVTCSEVNVTHASLSWYHENSLISITSVFRLNSTNISLCLEVEYQDPNNYSCVANNSFTNSTAQLHINELCKDQHNNLRYLGFLVLLLVPAILCLIYCLRKNCQRDARRGQTAVSITAAQENDTSGGQQQTSGTAAQEDVCASGQGTPGNDATEETSLIIQPPSSQESIPLNTLCCSK, encoded by the exons ATGGCCCATGTTTGGTTAATTTTGACCTTTTTTCTAAAGCTGCTGTTTG AGTCTTGTGGTGGAGAGAAGACAGCTGACTCCCTTAAACTTGAT ATCCCACGTCTAACCAGAAAATATCTACCGTGTACTGGAAACCTAACTTGTGTCGTTATGTGTTCGGTGTCGGGTGTGAAACAAGCTCAGCTCTCATGGTTCAACGGAAGCACTATTTACACGAGCCTCAACATTTCTGACAGCAACAACAAAGTATATATTGGAGTGGATTATCAGGATAAAAACAACTACAGCTGTGTGGTGTCCAGTTCAGGCTTCAATCAGTGGACAAATCTCGACATTCACAGTCTCTGTCAGTCATGTTCAG GCACAAACCTAACAAAAGTGGATGTGAATGAGGGGCAGTCCGTGACTTTACCCGCTAACTTGACCAATGATCAGGATGAGGTCCTGTGGTTGTATGAAGGAAACAATCTCATTGCTAGTCTCACCAATGGTAGTGAATCATATCATGACTGTAAAGATGGGAGATTCAAAAACAGACTGCAGCTGGACATCacgactggatctctcaccatccaCATCATCAGAAACATTCACTCGGGACAGTTTAACGTAAAAATCATTAAGTCTTTTCGCGTCTTTGACTGCCAGATTTATAAAGTCACTGTCCACC CATATCTTCCCACTCCTATCATCACCAGAAACTCTTCGAAATGTTCAACATCAAACATATCAAAATGTGACGTGACATGTTCAGAGGTGAATGTGACACATgcgagtctctcctggtaccaTGAAAACAGTTTGATCTCCATCACCAGTGTGTTTAGGCTGAACAGCACCAACATATCTTTGtgtctggaggtggaatatcaggatccAAACAACTACAGCTGTGTGGCTAACAACTCGTTCACCAACAGCACTGCACAACTCCACATCAATGAATTATGTAAAG ATCAACATAATAATCTGCGTTATCTTGGATTTCTTGTTCTTCTTCTTGTTCCTGCTATTCTTTGCCTGATCTATTGCCTGAGAAAGAACTGTCAAAGAG atgCCAGAAGAGGTCAAACTGCGGTCTCAATTACTGCTGCACAAGAAAATG ATACCAGTGGAGGACAACAGCAGACCAGTGGCACTGCTGCACAAGAGGATG TATGTGCATCCGGACAGGGAACACCAGGCAACGATGCTACTGAAGAGACAAGCCTGATAATTCAGCCACCATCATCACAGGAGTCAATCCCCTTAAATACACTTTGCTGTTCAAAGTAA
- the LOC130430174 gene encoding natural killer cell receptor 2B4-like isoform X2, whose translation MFVFIFMCMPIVNGVSGVDADEVKSVSVMEGESVTLHTHLTHIQTDDFIKWIYEPKESLIAEFSIQANLTSIRDTYDERFRDKLQLDNKTGSLTITNMSIRNAGLYKLTIHSSKETSYKKISVTVYARLPVPVIIRDSSQCSSSSERSSKCVLLCSVTNVTHVSLSWYKGNSLLSSISVSDLNIRLSLPLEVEYQDTNTYRCVINNPITNHTKHLDVNELCQSCSELWKFRWAIFEVVIAATAWLLIILCIAAGVVYFSWKDKKEICKTL comes from the exons atgtttgttttcattttcatgtgtatgCCGATCGTCAATG gtgtgtctggtgttgatgcagatgaagtgaagtcagtgtcagttaTGGAGGGAGAatctgtcactctacacactcaTCTAACTCACATACAGACAGATGATTTTATAAAGTGGATATATGAACCTAAAGAATCTCTTATAGCTGAATTCAGTATACAGGCCAATTTGACCTCTATACGTGATACTtatgatgagagattcagagacaaaCTACAGTTGGACAATAAAACTGGTTCTCTCACGATCACAAACATGAGTATCAGAAAcgctggactttataaactaactATTCACAGCAGCAAAGAAACCTCATACAAGAAAATAAGTGTGACTGTCTATG CTCgtctgcctgttcctgtcatcatcagagactcttctcaatgttcttcatcatcagaaagatcttcaaaatgtgtgttgttgtgttcagtgacgaatgtgacacatgtgagtctctcctggtacaaaggaaacagtttattgtccagcatcagtgtgtctgatctcaacatcagactctctctacctctggaggtggaatatcaggatacaaacacatacagatgtgtcatcaacaatcccatcacaaaccacacaaaACATCTAGACGTCAATGAACTCTGTCAGTCATGTTCAG AACTCTGGAAATTCAGATGGGCAATATTTGAAGTTGTTATTGCTGCAACTGCATGGCTGTTGATAATCTTATGTATAGCTGCTGGTGTGGTTTACTTCAGCTggaaagacaaaaaagaaatatgcaaaac GTTATGA
- the LOC130430174 gene encoding natural killer cell receptor 2B4-like isoform X1: protein MFVFIFMCMPIVNGVSGVDADEVKSVSVMEGESVTLHTHLTHIQTDDFIKWIYEPKESLIAEFSIQANLTSIRDTYDERFRDKLQLDNKTGSLTITNMSIRNAGLYKLTIHSSKETSYKKISVTVYARLPVPVIIRDSSQCSSSSERSSKCVLLCSVTNVTHVSLSWYKGNSLLSSISVSDLNIRLSLPLEVEYQDTNTYRCVINNPITNHTKHLDVNELCQSCSELWKFRWAIFEVVIAATAWLLIILCIAAGVVYFSWKDKKEICKTYFHDFVSFFQTFFSTKIHIVYSCIFSNTHTGYEADICLHPTE from the exons atgtttgttttcattttcatgtgtatgCCGATCGTCAATG gtgtgtctggtgttgatgcagatgaagtgaagtcagtgtcagttaTGGAGGGAGAatctgtcactctacacactcaTCTAACTCACATACAGACAGATGATTTTATAAAGTGGATATATGAACCTAAAGAATCTCTTATAGCTGAATTCAGTATACAGGCCAATTTGACCTCTATACGTGATACTtatgatgagagattcagagacaaaCTACAGTTGGACAATAAAACTGGTTCTCTCACGATCACAAACATGAGTATCAGAAAcgctggactttataaactaactATTCACAGCAGCAAAGAAACCTCATACAAGAAAATAAGTGTGACTGTCTATG CTCgtctgcctgttcctgtcatcatcagagactcttctcaatgttcttcatcatcagaaagatcttcaaaatgtgtgttgttgtgttcagtgacgaatgtgacacatgtgagtctctcctggtacaaaggaaacagtttattgtccagcatcagtgtgtctgatctcaacatcagactctctctacctctggaggtggaatatcaggatacaaacacatacagatgtgtcatcaacaatcccatcacaaaccacacaaaACATCTAGACGTCAATGAACTCTGTCAGTCATGTTCAG AACTCTGGAAATTCAGATGGGCAATATTTGAAGTTGTTATTGCTGCAACTGCATGGCTGTTGATAATCTTATGTATAGCTGCTGGTGTGGTTTACTTCAGCTggaaagacaaaaaagaaatatgcaaaacgtattttcatgattttgtttctttttttcaaacttttttttccaCCAAGATTCATATAgtatattcatgtattttttcaaataccCATACAGGTTATGAAGCAGACATCTGTCTACACCCCACTGAATGA